The proteins below are encoded in one region of Desulfobotulus pelophilus:
- a CDS encoding tyrosine-type recombinase/integrase has product MAFLNYTKIEAATPDGKRIVLRDGNGLFLAIERSGRKFWVFRYYFQKKAQEMRLGEYPGLGIKAAREQVVDFRRLIADGKNPREEARTEEDKTFEAIASRWLIHVHGREVQESHRERNRLLLEKHVYPYFKGKRPDKITAPMILSRLQVICDAGHLVTAQRVKNLMGQVFRYCVGQGMAERDPTQDLRGLLPVRKVEHFVAILDPVELGALLRSIDGYTGSPVVKAALRVLPLIFCRPGELRHMRWQEINPRRALWIWQTSKTKTDIITPLSRQAMKILVELRALTGLGEYVFPSLRHKNRCISDMAIKAALDSLGYQGRMTGHGWRAVARTHLVETLKYPESIVEMQLGHRVKDALGRAYNRTEFVEDRIQMMQAWADWLDTLKTMPPPVQVDPTGGHDDSAWDQWLD; this is encoded by the coding sequence CGGCAACTCCCGATGGAAAGCGGATTGTGCTCAGGGACGGGAACGGACTTTTTTTAGCCATCGAGCGGAGCGGTCGTAAATTTTGGGTTTTCCGGTATTATTTTCAAAAAAAAGCCCAGGAAATGAGACTGGGGGAATATCCGGGACTAGGCATTAAAGCAGCACGGGAACAGGTGGTGGATTTCCGGAGGCTGATTGCCGATGGCAAAAACCCCAGGGAAGAAGCCCGGACGGAAGAAGACAAAACCTTCGAGGCCATCGCCTCCCGGTGGCTAATCCATGTCCATGGCCGTGAGGTACAGGAAAGCCATCGCGAAAGAAACCGCCTGCTGCTGGAAAAGCATGTCTATCCCTACTTTAAGGGAAAAAGACCCGATAAGATCACAGCTCCTATGATTTTATCCCGCCTGCAGGTCATCTGCGACGCCGGGCATCTGGTGACGGCGCAGCGGGTCAAGAATCTGATGGGTCAGGTCTTCCGCTATTGCGTCGGACAGGGCATGGCGGAGCGGGATCCGACACAGGATCTGCGGGGTTTGCTGCCCGTCCGCAAGGTGGAACATTTTGTGGCCATTCTGGACCCGGTGGAGCTGGGTGCGCTACTGAGGTCCATAGACGGTTACACCGGAAGCCCTGTCGTCAAAGCGGCCCTCCGGGTGCTGCCCCTGATCTTCTGCAGGCCCGGAGAGCTGCGACACATGCGATGGCAGGAGATCAACCCGCGCAGAGCGCTGTGGATCTGGCAGACATCCAAGACAAAGACGGACATCATCACGCCCCTTTCCAGGCAGGCCATGAAAATACTGGTTGAACTCAGGGCCTTGACCGGACTTGGTGAATACGTGTTCCCGTCCCTGAGGCACAAAAACAGGTGCATCAGTGACATGGCCATTAAAGCGGCTCTGGACTCTCTGGGATATCAGGGCAGAATGACAGGACATGGCTGGAGGGCTGTGGCACGGACACATCTGGTGGAAACTTTGAAATATCCGGAAAGCATTGTGGAAATGCAGCTGGGTCACCGGGTGAAAGATGCACTGGGCAGAGCCTACAACAGGACGGAGTTTGTGGAGGACCGGATACAGATGATGCAGGCCTGGGCCGACTGGCTGGACACCCTGAAAACCATGCCGCCCCCGGTGCAGGTGGATCCGACCGGGGGGCATGATGACAGCGCATGGGATCAGTGGCTGGATTGA